A genome region from Microplitis demolitor isolate Queensland-Clemson2020A chromosome 1, iyMicDemo2.1a, whole genome shotgun sequence includes the following:
- the LOC128668992 gene encoding uncharacterized protein LOC128668992 — MVRNYKSKNTHMSWNELAMAKAIEAVNQGEMGYLAASKAFGVPKTTLRRRSNFYKLNNDIEFVSSKGLPRKFTPVFSPVQESELVSYLKDLESRLFGLSSFEVRILAYQLAEKNQIKHPFVNGVAGEDWLQGFLKRNPTLSLRKPESTSAARAAGFNRIVIQNFFNLLKQIMEKYNLLPHRIFNVDETGCSSVPKTHGKIIVEKGKKQVGILTSAERGKNVTMELCVSASGQFLPPLFIFPRKRMKPNLLNNTIPGSWGLCHSSGWMQHDLFLQWFQWFVDQVKPTSEDPVLLILDGHTTHTNNLDVIDYARDHHVVILCLPPHCTHRLQPLDVSVMKPISSYYEQEVKKWLSEHPGRVVTPEVLPMLFSNALNKAAKPETIINGFRKTGIYPMNPDIFDSKDFAPADTTNSNKPPEEQSLENLTQSLSDLCKTDFIEGPEPEQQPEQQQLEQQELRQQEPEKPELQQQLEEPVIIPIASTSTGKPSLRPPSRYFRPQIIDESSDEEMEKSLTENITKTAASSKATMRQNTSKFYVTPYDIKPLPSRDSPPKKRRRGVTRILTSKQYRDELEEKKNNQKIKNIIAEKVTNKNKAPKIKKKKSSQKEDSDCHCLYCNGLYSESKESWIQCNNCKMWSHDSCASIEEDFSDEYTCDYCENN, encoded by the exons atggtgcgcaattataaatcaaaaaatactcATATGTCATGGAATGAATTGGCTATGGCAAAAGCTATCGAAGCAGTTAACCAAGGAGAGATGGGATATCTTGCTGCTTCAAAAGCGTTTGGAGTACCAAAAACCACTCTGAGACGCCGatccaatttttataaattaaacaatgatATAGAGTTTGTATCATCGAAAG ggCTACCCAGAAAGTTTACTCCAGTTTTTAGTCCTGTGCAAGAATCCGAACTTGTCagttatttaaaagatttagaAAGTCGATTATTTGGATTATCAAGCTTCGAGGTGAGAATCCTCGCTTATCAGCTcgctgaaaaaaatcaaattaaacaTCCATTTGTAAATGGAGTAGCTGGAGAAGATTGGCTGCAAGGATTTTTGAAACGTAACCCCACCTTATCGTTACGCAAACCTGAAAGCACATCAGCAGCACGGGCAGctggtttcaatcggattgtcattcaaaatttttttaacttactaAAACAGATTATGGAAAAATACAATCTACTTCCTCATCGTATTTTTAACGTAGATGAAACTGGCTGTAGTAGTGTCCCAAAAACTCACGGGAAAATCATTGTTGAGAAAGGAAAAAAACAAGTTGGAATTTTAACGTCAGCTGAGCGAGGTAAAAATGTGACAATGGAGCTTTGTGTTTCAGCTTCAGGACAATTTTTACCACCATTGTTCATTTTTCCTCGTAAGCGTATGAAACCCAACTTGTTGAATAATACAATCCCAGGAAGTTGGGGGCTTTGTCATTCCAGTGGCTGGATGCAACATGATCTCTTCTTGCAGTGGTTCCAATGGTTTGTTGACCAGGTTAAGCCAACTTCTGAAGATCCAGTGCTGCTGATTTTGGATGGGCATACGACACACACTAACAATTTAGATGTGATTGACTACGCTCGTGATCATCACGTTGTAATTCTTTGCTTGCCACCTCATTGCACTCACCGTTTACAACCATTGGATGTCAGTGTAATGAAACCAATATCTTCTTATTATGAgcaagaagtaaaaaaatggttATCAGAGCACCCAGGAAGAGTCGTCACGCCTGAAGTTCTGCCAATGCTGTTCAGTAATGCATTAAATAAAGCAGCAAAGCCTGAAACTATAATAAATGGTTTCCGAAAAACTGGAATTTACCCAATGAATCCAGATATTTTTGACTCAAAAGATTTTGCTCCTGCCGACACTACCAATAGCAACAAACCACCTGAAGAACAATCACTAGAAAATCTGACCCAAAGTCTGAGTGATTTGTGCAAGACAGATTTTATTGAAGGACCTGAACCCGAGCAACAACCTGAACAGCAGCAACTTGAGCAACAAGAGCTTAGACAGCAAGAGCCAGAAAAACCTGAACTGCAACAACAACTTGAAGAGCCAGTAATTATTCCAATTGCCTCCACCTCCACTGGTAAACCATCGTTGAGGCCCCCATCTAGGTACTTTAGACCACAAATTATTGACGAAAGCTCCGATGAAGAGATGGAAAAATCTCTTACTGAAAATATCACTAAAACTGCTGCATCATCCAAAGCAACGATGAGACAAAACACATCGAAGTTTTATGTAACACCTTACGACATCAAGCCATTGCCATCAAGAGACTCCCCGCCAAAAAAACGACGTCGAGGTGTGACGAGGATTTTAACCAGTAAACAATACCGTGATGAgttggaagaaaaaaaaaataatcaaaaaataaaaaatataatagcagAAAAAGTCACTAATAAAAACAAAgctccaaaaattaaaaaaaaaaaaagttctcaaaAAGAAGACAGTGATTGCCATTGCCTGTATTGTAATGGACTCTATTCTGAATCAAAGGAATCATGGATTCAGTGCAATAACTGCAAAATGTGGTCTCACGATTCCTGTGCAAGTATTGAGGAAGATTTTTCAGATGAATATACCTGTGATtactgtgaaaataattaa